In the Brevundimonas sp. LM2 genome, CGGTGGCCCCGGTCGCGGATTCCGTTCCGGACGCCACCGTGATCGCCCCCACGCCCCAGTCCCTGACCACGGCCCAGCAGATCGACCGCTGGATCTCGACCCGCACGGCGTCCGACGCGCCGTTCGCCCAGGACAGCGGGCCCGTCGACGACCGGCAGATGCACGGTTTCGTCAGCGGCGCCATCGGCACGGGCGACTTCAGCGCGGTCGCCACGGGCGTGTCGCTGCCGATCGGCGACAGCGGCCGGCTGGACCTGACCTATTCGCAGAGCCAGAACGGCTACGGCTACGGCTATCCGGGATGGGGATATGGCGACTTCGGCTATGCCGGGTCCGATTTCGGATACGCGCCTCGGTCTTTGGGCCGCGGCCGAGGTGGGTATGGGCGCGACCGTCCGAGAGGCGACAGCGACGTCCGACAGTCTTTCGGCCTGTCCTATCAGTCCTCGTCCAACGACGACCGCCCAAGCGACGATCGCCGCTGATTCGTTCTGTTCGCCGAACGCAAAAGGCCCGGTCGCGAGACCGGGCCTTTGTCGTTCAGATGGTGCCGCCGGGGGGAATCGAACCCACGACCTCAGCCTTACCAAACTACCTTAGGTTGTATCCGTACATTCGCTGGACTGCGAAATATCACTACGTATCATTGACTTACGCCGAAGCCTTCGCGACGTTGCAACCCGTGAGTTTCGTCCCCGCGCTTACTATGTGCTTACTAGAGCGTGAGGGGGCGGGATCGAGCGACGGAGCGAGCGAGGCGTCCAAGATGGCGAACGGGCGGGTCAGATTGACGAAGCGGACGGTCGACGCCGCGCGGCCGAAAGCGAAGGACCAGTTCCTCTGGGACAGCGAGGTCGTTGGCCTGGGCCTTAAGATCAGCGCCGGGGGCCTGAAAAGTTATGTGCTGCAGTACCGCTTCGAGGGACGGGCTCGACGCTACTCTATCGGGACGCACGGCTCGCCCTGGACCGTAGATATGGCGCGCGATCGCGCCCGGGCGCTCCAGGGGCGGCTGGTCGACAGCGTCGATCCACAGACCGAGAAGGCGGGCCGGCGCGAGGACGTGACCGTCGCCGATCTGTGCGACCTCTATCTGACCGAGGGCATGGCGACGCGGAAAGAGAGCTCCATCGCCTCGGCGCGCTCCGACATCACCAACCACATCAAACCCCTGATCGGCACGCTCAAGGCCCGGTCCGTGACATCTCAAGACGTCGATCGGCTGCTGCTGGACATTGCCGCGGGCAAGACGGCGAGGCTTGCCAAAACGGCCAAGAAGCGGGGCGTGTCGCGCGTGCGGGGCGGGAAGGGGGCCGCGAACGCTTCGGTGACCATTCTCAGCGCCGCTTTCAACTTCGCTATCCGCCGTCAGATCCGCGTCGACAATCCGGCGCTGCGCGTGCGACGCTTTCCAGAGAAGAAGCTTGAGCGGTTCCTGTCGCCAGCCGAGCTGGCCCGGCTGGGGGAAGCCCTAGCGGCCGCCGAGGCGATCGGCGTCGAGAGCCCCTATGCCCTTGCCGCCGTCCGGTTGCTCATCCTCACCGGCTGTCGCCGGACCGAGATCCTGTCGCTGCAGCGCGCATGGATCGATCACCATCACCGGTGTCTGCGTCTGCCGGACAGCAAGACCGGAGCCAAGATCGTCCACCTGGGCGACGCCGCCCTTCAGGTGATCGACGCCGTGCCCGAGGTGGCCGGCAACCCCCATCTGCTGCCGGGTCGCAACGGCGTCGGTCACCTCGCCGACATCCAGTCCAGCTGGGAGCGGATCCGTAGCGCGGCCGGTCTGTCCGATGTGCGGCTGCATGACTTGCGCCATTCCTTCGCCAGCATGGGAGCCCTGACCGGCGACAGTCTGCTGGTCATCGGGGCCCTTCTCGGGCACCGCAGCGCCAAGACGACCCAGCGTTACGCGCACCTGTCCGACCATCCTCTGAAGGATGCTGCCGAGCGCATCTCGGCGGAAATGGCGCGGCTTATGGGTCAGGCACTTGTGCCTCGAGCCCAGACGCGTCTCGAGGCCACCACCGCGCCAGCGCCTCCAGGGGCACAGGGGTTGTTGGGCACGGCCGCCCAGCTGCGCTGGTTGGACGTCAAGGCGGCGGCGGGGCATCTGGGTCTGGCTGTCTCCACGCTCCACACCTACCGTTGGGCGGGGACCGGACCGGCTTGCCGCAAGATCGGACAGAAGATCGTCTACGCCTTGCCAGACCTCGACGCCTGGGCCCAGGCCCGGCGGGCCGTCACGACCTCCACGTTGCGGTTCGCCGCCTGAGCGGGGTCTCGCCGGCTTAGGCGATGGAGCCATAACCCGCCTCGACGCAGGCGTGCCTGCCCGAAAATGACCGCGACCCCGGCATAGGCTCGGTCGGTGCTCCGATCACCCTGATGGCTCGTTCGTTATGCCGACCCCGCCGCCCGCCGTGCTGCGCGTCTATCTTGTCAAGGGCGACGGCCCCGGTGCGCGCTGGATCGAGATCGGCGTGGCTCGCCCGCACAAGGACGGCGAGGGTTACGCGCTAGACCTGGACGCTCTGCCATTGGAGGGTCGGATCGTCCTGCGCCGCAAGGCGCGACGGCAAACTCGAAGCCGGGACGATCCCGCAGGCGACGACCGCTAGAGCCCCTGCGCCGTCTGCCTCGGTGCCAGCCGTTCGTTTTTCCAGCGGACGCGGCAACCGTGGCGCGTTATGCTCTTATGACGGGTGTCGGTGAGTCGATGGCGCGTCGTGGAGGTCACCATGCAGGCCATCCTTTTCGTCCCCGGCATCATGGGGTCGCGGCTCAGCCTCAGAGGCCAGGAGGTCTGGCCGCCGACACCCGTCGAGGCGGTGCGGGGCTATCGCCGGATCGTGGCCTTGGCGGATCCGGCCGTCCGGCCCACAGCGGTGATCGACCGGGTCGCGTGCCTGCCAGTTTATGGGCCAATCCTCGATGATCTGCGCGACATCGCCTCGGGAACCGCGGGTGTGCCCAAGGCGTCATTCATCGCCTTTCCTTACGACTGGCGGCGCGATCTGCGCGAAGCCGCCGAAAGCCTGGCCACCCTCGTCGAGGAGGTGATGGAAGAGGGCTCGGACGAGATCGTCCTCGTGGCCCATTCCATGGGGGGGCTGGTCGCCCGCTGGTTCTTGGAAAGCGGCGGCTTTGAGGACCGGCCCGGCTGGCGCGCGGTGACCCGACTGATCGCCCTTGCCGTGCCCCATGCCGGTGCCCCCGTTGCCGTCTCCCGGGCCCTGGGTTTGGAATCGACCGCCGGCCTCTCGGGCCCAGACACGGCGCGCCTTGCGGCGGACGCGCGCTATCCATCGCTCTATCAACTGTTTCCGGACCGTGATGTGGTCGCCGCCCTCGCCTGGCAGGGCAGCGTGTCCCAGATCACGGACCTCTACGACCCCGCGACGGCGCGCGCCCTCGGCTTGTCGCTGGACAATCTGCAAGCGGCGCAGGATTTCCGCGCCGGGCTCGGCCCGTCCCGTCGTCCGGGTCATGTGCAATACGACGGGGTCGTCGCCACCGGACATCGGACGTGCACCCGGGTTGAGCTTCGCGGGGGCCGCCCCGATCTGGCCGTCCGCGACGTCGACGCCGGCGACGGAGCCGTGCCGATTTGGAGCGCGGCCTTGCTTACAGCGCCGCATGCCTTCACGCCGGGCGAGCACAACAAGGTGCTGCGCGAGCGCGACTTCCGCGATCATCTGTATCGATTGTTCGGCGCAACCCCGCGCGTCGCCCCGTTCAGCGCCAGCGATGGTCGTGCTGCCCTGTCGATATCGCTGGACCGACTGGTCTATGCGGCGGGAGAGCCGATGGATCTGGTGCTGATCGCGCCTATGCCCGCCGCCCGTCTCGAGGTTCGGATCACTCTGGATCTCATCGACGAGGAGGGCCGGGCGGTGCAGACCCAGCCCGATCTCGGCGCGGTGGCTTGGTCGGGTGCGGCCGTCGGCCAGCTGCGGCTGACGGTCAACGCCCCGGACGCCCCGGGCCGCTACCGTCTGGGCATCGACGGCCCAACCCACACCACGCTGACGGACAACGACGTCGCCCCGTTCCTCGTGTCCGAAGGAGTTTGATCATGGCTCGACCGCCGCGCGCGCGATTGGAACAGGAGGCCCAGGCCCTCCGAGCATGGGCCGAGGCGCGCCAGCTG is a window encoding:
- a CDS encoding tyrosine-type recombinase/integrase, whose amino-acid sequence is MTYAEAFATLQPVSFVPALTMCLLEREGAGSSDGASEASKMANGRVRLTKRTVDAARPKAKDQFLWDSEVVGLGLKISAGGLKSYVLQYRFEGRARRYSIGTHGSPWTVDMARDRARALQGRLVDSVDPQTEKAGRREDVTVADLCDLYLTEGMATRKESSIASARSDITNHIKPLIGTLKARSVTSQDVDRLLLDIAAGKTARLAKTAKKRGVSRVRGGKGAANASVTILSAAFNFAIRRQIRVDNPALRVRRFPEKKLERFLSPAELARLGEALAAAEAIGVESPYALAAVRLLILTGCRRTEILSLQRAWIDHHHRCLRLPDSKTGAKIVHLGDAALQVIDAVPEVAGNPHLLPGRNGVGHLADIQSSWERIRSAAGLSDVRLHDLRHSFASMGALTGDSLLVIGALLGHRSAKTTQRYAHLSDHPLKDAAERISAEMARLMGQALVPRAQTRLEATTAPAPPGAQGLLGTAAQLRWLDVKAAAGHLGLAVSTLHTYRWAGTGPACRKIGQKIVYALPDLDAWAQARRAVTTSTLRFAA